A DNA window from Rhineura floridana isolate rRhiFlo1 chromosome 11, rRhiFlo1.hap2, whole genome shotgun sequence contains the following coding sequences:
- the LOC133366561 gene encoding ADP-ribose glycohydrolase OARD1-like, with protein sequence MASARSAKEERIMYIQGDLFTCPGTDSLAHCISEDCHMSAGIAAIFKKKFGGVQELLNQKKKTGNVAVLKRENRYVYYLITKNKYFHKPTYDNLRKSLEAMKIHCLNNAITCISMPKIGCGLDRLNWSKVSTMLDEVFEDTDVSITVYTL encoded by the coding sequence ATGGCTAGTGCCCGGTcggcaaaagaagaaagaatcatGTACATACAGGGAGACCTTTTTACATGTCCTGGAACAGACTCCTTGGCTCATTGTATCAGTGAGGATTGTCATATGAGTGCTGGCATAGCTGCCATTTTTAAGAAGAAGTTTGGTGGTGTTCAGGAGCTCTTGAACCAGAAAAAGAAGACTGGGAATGTGGCTGTTCTGAAGAGAGAGAATCGATATGTGTACTATCTGATTACAAAGAACAAATACTTTCATAAGCCTACCTATGACAATCTACGGAAGAGCTTGGAAGCGATGAAAATCCATTGCCTTAATAATGCTATAACTTGTATTTCTATGCCGAAGATTGGGTGTGGACTTGACCGCCTGAATTGGAGTAAAGTTTCAACAATGCTTGATGAAGTATTTGAGGATACAGATGTTAGCATTACAGTTTATACCCTTTAA
- the LOC133367776 gene encoding olfactory receptor 14A16-like, with the protein MDNGSSFYEFLLFEFSEIRELQILHFLLFLILYLAIVTGNLLIIAAVTFDHHLHTPMYFFLMNLAIQDLGSVSTIIPKAMANSFNNTRNISYFGCVAQVFSFVFFAVSDIFLLTVMAYDRYVAICNPLRYEMMMNRQACTQMVAGVWIIGLFYGVMNTGGTFAVPFCSNMVNQFYCEIPQLLKLSCSDSYLTEVAILAIGVTIELGCFVFIIVTYVLIFTAVLRIPSVQGRQKAFSTCLPHLIVFSIFIFTIWFAYLRPPSNTPSDLDLALTMIYTFVPPMLNPIIYSMRNKEIKVALAKLLAAVSSFYV; encoded by the coding sequence ATGGATAATGGATCCTCCTTTTATGAATTTCTGCTCTTTGAATTCTCAGAAATTCGGGAACTGCAGATTCTACACTTTCTTCTGTTCCTCATATTGTACCTAGCAATTGTAACAGGGAATCTTCTAATCATCGCTGCTGTCACTTTTGACCACCACCTACACACACCTATGTACTTCTTCCTGATGAACTTGGCCATCCAGGACCTTGGCTCTGTTTCTACCATTATACCCAAAGCCATGGCCAATTCTTTCAACAATACCAGAAACATTTCCTATTTTGGATGTGTGGCTCAAGTTTTCTCTTTTGTCTTCTTTGCAGTATCTGATATCTTTCTCCTCACTGTTATGGCATATGATCGGTATGTTGCAATTTGCAATCCTTTACGATATGAAATGATGATGAACAGGCAAGCCTGCACACAAATGGTTGCTGGTGTTTGGATCATTGGCCTTTTCTATGGGGTAATGAACACTGGAGGTACCTTCGCAGTccctttttgctccaatatggtcAATCAGTTCTACTGTGAAATTCCACAATTGCTAAAACTCTCCTGCTCTGACTCATACTTAACTGAAGTTGCCATTCTTGCAATCGGTGTGACTATAGAGTTAGGGTGTTTTGTCTTCATCATTGTAACATATGTGCTGATCTTCACTGCAGTGCTGAGAATCCCGTCTGTCCAGGGCAGGCAAAAGGCCTTCTCCACCTGCCTGCCACACCTCATTGTGTTTTCTATATTTATATTCACTATATGGTTTGCCTATCTGAGACCTCCTTCTAATACTCCATCTGATCTGGATTTGGCATTAACTATGATATATACCTTTGTTCCACCCATGTTAAATCCAATTATCTAtagcatgagaaacaaagagatcaaGGTTGCCCTAGCAAAGCTATTAGCTGCTGTGTCCTCTTTTTATGTGTAa